A window from Variovorax sp. PBL-E5 encodes these proteins:
- a CDS encoding Bug family tripartite tricarboxylate transporter substrate binding protein yields MDKRLFIKLAAGMACGAWNIAAHADPWPAREVTLVVPWPAGGGTDLIARAVANKLQERLGRPMVIDNRPGASGIIGTELVARAPADGYTLVLGVTNTHAINATFFRNLRYDPIKDFQPVALLATGPHVVLINSSTPARNLAEFVDYARKTRTPLSYASYGTGSTSHLISELFRARNKLDMVHVPYKGIPPAITDLLGNQVSMLVSTTGAALPQIKSGRLRAIAVIDDHRLAQLPDVPTMSEQGYENADYTHWYGIFAPARTPRPIVDRLASDIQVVLTRADVQKIFSDAGVNANFKGPDAFRTFVAAEKERWGKLVELSGAKGD; encoded by the coding sequence ATGGACAAAAGACTGTTTATCAAGCTGGCGGCCGGCATGGCCTGCGGCGCCTGGAACATCGCGGCCCATGCGGACCCATGGCCGGCCAGGGAAGTGACGCTGGTCGTGCCATGGCCCGCGGGCGGAGGCACCGACCTGATCGCACGCGCCGTCGCCAACAAGCTGCAGGAGCGGCTGGGCCGGCCGATGGTCATCGACAACCGGCCGGGTGCATCCGGCATCATCGGCACCGAGCTGGTCGCCCGCGCACCCGCCGACGGCTACACGCTGGTGCTCGGCGTGACGAACACGCATGCCATCAACGCGACCTTCTTCAGGAATCTGCGCTACGACCCGATCAAGGACTTCCAGCCCGTGGCGCTGCTGGCGACCGGCCCGCACGTGGTGCTGATCAACAGCAGCACGCCGGCCAGGAACCTGGCGGAGTTCGTGGACTACGCGCGCAAGACCAGGACGCCGCTGAGCTATGCGTCCTACGGAACCGGAAGCACCTCGCACCTGATCTCCGAACTCTTCCGCGCACGGAACAAGCTGGACATGGTGCATGTGCCCTACAAGGGCATTCCGCCCGCCATCACGGACCTGCTGGGCAACCAGGTCTCGATGCTCGTGTCGACCACCGGCGCCGCGCTGCCGCAGATCAAGTCCGGACGGCTGCGCGCGATCGCCGTGATCGACGACCATCGGCTGGCCCAGCTGCCCGACGTTCCCACGATGTCCGAGCAAGGCTACGAGAACGCCGACTACACGCACTGGTACGGCATCTTCGCGCCGGCCAGGACGCCGCGTCCGATCGTCGACAGGCTGGCGAGCGACATTCAGGTCGTGCTCACGCGCGCCGATGTGCAGAAGATCTTTTCCGATGCCGGCGTCAATGCGAACTTCAAGGGCCCGGATGCATTCCGCACCTTCGTCGCCGCGGAGAAGGAACGCTGGGGCAAGCTGGTCGAGCTGTCCGGCGCGAAGGGCGATTGA
- a CDS encoding GntR family transcriptional regulator, protein MPHRKELPQRAVDTVYDTLKQRILRNKLSGGSQLLEDAVSADLGVSRTPIREALARLEAEGLIEAVPRHGYRVLPITMDDMRDIYQVLSPLETVAAELLAEKKPNTVEVKALQEAVDRMAAALKADDLDAWAEADETFHARLVDLCGNRRLAKVAHLLFAQSHRVRLFTLRLRDKPMSSVKNHAALVDAIRKGRPDLARAVHAGQRTHWTDTMSQLLERLNIHQL, encoded by the coding sequence GTGCCCCATCGCAAGGAACTGCCGCAGCGCGCGGTCGACACCGTCTACGACACCTTGAAGCAGCGGATCCTGCGCAACAAGCTGTCCGGTGGCAGCCAACTGCTGGAAGACGCGGTCTCGGCCGACCTCGGCGTCAGCCGCACGCCGATCCGCGAGGCATTGGCGCGGCTCGAGGCGGAAGGCTTGATCGAGGCGGTCCCTCGCCACGGCTATCGGGTCCTGCCGATCACGATGGACGACATGCGGGACATCTACCAGGTGCTGTCGCCGCTGGAGACGGTGGCCGCGGAACTGCTCGCCGAGAAGAAGCCCAACACGGTGGAAGTCAAGGCGCTGCAGGAGGCGGTCGACCGCATGGCCGCGGCCCTGAAGGCCGACGACCTCGATGCCTGGGCCGAGGCCGACGAGACCTTCCATGCGCGCCTGGTCGATCTGTGCGGCAATCGCCGGCTCGCGAAAGTCGCGCACCTGCTGTTCGCCCAGTCGCACCGCGTGCGGCTCTTCACCTTGCGGCTGCGCGACAAGCCGATGTCATCCGTCAAGAATCACGCGGCCCTCGTGGACGCGATCCGCAAGGGCCGCCCCGACCTGGCCCGGGCGGTGCACGCAGGGCAGCGCACCCATTGGACGGACACCATGAGCCAGCTGCTCGAGCGCCTGAACATCCATCAGCTGTGA
- a CDS encoding TetR/AcrR family transcriptional regulator, with amino-acid sequence MSLDSNNSPRTVGGTVGALVLPRRRGRRKIEGLVEARRQQILTAALDLFGTKGFHRTTTQDLAERADVSVGLIYQYFKDKEDLLAAAIGQIFDAYLNEIPLAVRAARDPLSRFRAAVHAYCRVIDEHREAALLGYRETRSLSKALTKGLMAKETKSTELIGERVTECIEAGVFRRVDVAMMTYHIVVFVHSWALNAWRLKGQFEREAYVDAGLDMLLGPILQAAPPAKRSGPVKPAKTAAPSARRVTRRAA; translated from the coding sequence ATGAGCCTTGATTCAAACAATTCACCGCGCACGGTGGGCGGGACGGTTGGCGCACTGGTCCTGCCGCGCCGGCGCGGCCGCCGCAAGATCGAGGGACTGGTCGAAGCCCGCCGCCAGCAGATCCTCACCGCGGCGCTCGACCTGTTCGGCACCAAGGGCTTCCACCGCACGACGACGCAGGACCTCGCCGAGCGCGCGGACGTGAGCGTCGGCCTCATCTACCAGTACTTCAAGGACAAGGAAGACCTGCTCGCGGCCGCCATCGGCCAGATCTTCGATGCCTATCTGAACGAGATCCCGCTGGCGGTCCGTGCCGCGCGCGATCCGCTGTCGCGCTTTCGCGCGGCGGTGCACGCCTACTGCCGGGTGATCGACGAGCACCGCGAGGCCGCGCTGCTCGGCTACCGCGAGACGCGTTCGCTGTCGAAGGCGCTGACCAAGGGCCTGATGGCCAAGGAAACCAAGTCGACCGAGCTCATCGGCGAGCGCGTGACCGAGTGCATCGAGGCCGGCGTCTTCCGCCGGGTCGACGTCGCGATGATGACCTACCACATCGTGGTCTTCGTCCATTCGTGGGCGCTCAATGCCTGGCGGCTCAAGGGCCAGTTCGAGCGCGAGGCCTACGTCGACGCCGGGCTGGACATGCTGCTCGGCCCGATCCTGCAGGCCGCCCCTCCGGCGAAGCGGTCCGGGCCGGTCAAGCCCGCCAAGACGGCCGCGCCCTCCGCCCGCCGCGTCACGCGCCGCGCCGCCTGA
- a CDS encoding ABC transporter substrate-binding protein codes for MTIPRFASAFRSRRAALATGAAAALGILMSGTPAAAQDKPIKVGMTTDLTGIAAAYARSQVNGVQMAIDQLNANGGLLGRKLELLVRDSQLKPDLGTSHTRDLITRENVDFLIGPDGSAVGMTVSAVAKQYKKVVMMTIPNTPRLTTETFHPYVFTVVPSGLMEARAMAEAIGPGNKRIAFIGGDYEAAHQGLKYFKDWLAKVNPSAQVVGEAWPKLGEPDYSSYITSLMSSKPDVIFSYLWGADLIGFVKQGKPYGVFDKAKVASLVFLDDMKALGSEMPDGLIAQMRAPFFAIEGDRMTKFVEQYRARYNDYPADWAIMGYEGMQILAQSIKQANSLESDAIVKAVEQVKYDGLRGPISFRAIDHQGTVGSYIGTVTKSDKYPFKTLTHVKYVPAEKIWPTPAEIEQARAAVK; via the coding sequence ATGACCATTCCTCGTTTCGCGTCCGCCTTTCGCAGCCGCCGCGCGGCCCTTGCAACCGGTGCGGCGGCAGCCCTCGGCATCCTGATGTCGGGCACGCCCGCGGCCGCGCAGGACAAGCCGATCAAGGTCGGCATGACCACCGACCTCACCGGCATCGCGGCGGCCTATGCGCGCTCGCAGGTCAACGGCGTGCAGATGGCCATCGACCAGCTCAACGCGAACGGCGGCCTGCTCGGGCGCAAGCTCGAGCTGCTGGTGCGCGATTCGCAGCTCAAGCCCGACCTCGGCACCTCGCACACGCGCGACCTGATCACGCGCGAGAACGTCGACTTCCTGATCGGCCCCGACGGCAGCGCGGTGGGCATGACGGTGTCCGCCGTCGCCAAGCAATACAAGAAGGTGGTCATGATGACCATCCCGAACACGCCGCGGCTGACCACCGAAACCTTCCATCCCTATGTCTTCACGGTGGTTCCCTCCGGCCTCATGGAGGCCCGCGCGATGGCCGAGGCCATCGGTCCCGGCAACAAGCGCATCGCCTTCATCGGCGGCGACTACGAGGCCGCACACCAGGGCCTGAAGTACTTCAAGGACTGGCTCGCGAAGGTCAATCCCTCGGCCCAGGTGGTCGGCGAAGCGTGGCCCAAGCTCGGCGAGCCCGACTACAGCAGCTACATCACGAGCCTGATGTCGTCCAAGCCCGACGTGATCTTCTCGTACCTCTGGGGCGCCGACCTGATCGGCTTCGTCAAGCAGGGCAAGCCGTACGGCGTGTTCGACAAGGCCAAGGTCGCCAGCCTGGTGTTCCTCGACGACATGAAGGCGCTCGGCAGCGAGATGCCCGACGGCCTGATCGCGCAGATGCGCGCGCCCTTCTTCGCGATCGAGGGCGACCGCATGACCAAGTTCGTCGAGCAGTACCGCGCCAGGTACAACGACTATCCGGCGGACTGGGCCATCATGGGCTACGAGGGCATGCAGATCCTCGCGCAATCCATCAAGCAGGCCAACTCGCTGGAATCGGATGCGATCGTCAAGGCCGTCGAGCAGGTGAAGTACGACGGCCTGCGCGGCCCGATCAGCTTCCGCGCCATCGACCACCAGGGCACCGTCGGCTCCTACATCGGCACCGTCACGAAGAGCGACAAGTACCCGTTCAAGACGCTGACCCACGTCAAGTACGTGCCGGCCGAGAAGATCTGGCCGACGCCGGCCGAGATCGAGCAGGCCCGCGCCGCGGTCAAGTAG
- a CDS encoding branched-chain amino acid ABC transporter permease yields MFESILVQALSGVSSGMVLFLVASGMTLIFGTLRVANFAHGSFYMIAAYLSFTLTRWVGGGTTGFVVSLLVAPLGVALLGAGVERFLLRRIVTRAHQYQLILTYALTLIFADGVKLIWGRDNHVVARPSGLDGAFDLFGTPFPSYYALLIAVGAVIAIALHLLLTRTRFGKVLRASVADGAMVGALGIDVPRLYTGVFALGAWLAGLGGALAAPVGSISLGIDSSIIIECFAVVIIGGVGSVGGALLGALIIGVTKSVGILFAPKLAIAFIFIALCAVLVLRPQGLLGRSTA; encoded by the coding sequence ATGTTCGAGAGCATCCTGGTCCAGGCCCTGAGCGGCGTCAGCAGCGGCATGGTGCTGTTCCTGGTCGCCTCGGGCATGACGCTGATCTTCGGCACGCTGCGCGTCGCCAACTTCGCGCACGGCTCGTTCTACATGATCGCCGCCTACCTGAGCTTCACGCTGACGCGCTGGGTCGGCGGCGGCACGACGGGCTTCGTCGTCTCGCTGCTGGTGGCGCCGCTGGGCGTCGCGCTGCTGGGCGCGGGGGTCGAGCGCTTCCTGCTGCGCCGCATCGTCACGCGCGCGCACCAGTACCAGCTGATCCTGACCTATGCGCTGACGCTGATCTTCGCGGACGGCGTCAAGCTGATCTGGGGCCGCGACAACCACGTGGTGGCGCGCCCGAGCGGCCTGGACGGCGCCTTCGATCTCTTCGGCACGCCCTTCCCGAGCTACTACGCGCTCCTGATCGCGGTCGGCGCAGTGATCGCGATCGCGCTGCACCTGCTGCTCACGCGCACGCGCTTCGGCAAGGTGCTGCGGGCCTCGGTTGCCGACGGCGCGATGGTGGGCGCGCTCGGCATCGACGTGCCGCGCCTGTACACCGGCGTGTTCGCGCTCGGCGCCTGGCTCGCCGGCCTGGGCGGCGCATTGGCCGCGCCGGTCGGCTCGATCTCGCTGGGCATCGACAGCTCGATCATCATCGAGTGCTTCGCCGTCGTCATCATCGGCGGCGTCGGCAGCGTGGGCGGCGCGCTGCTGGGCGCGCTGATCATCGGCGTCACCAAGTCGGTCGGCATCCTGTTCGCGCCGAAGCTGGCCATCGCCTTCATCTTCATCGCGCTGTGCGCCGTGCTGGTGCTGCGGCCGCAGGGCCTGCTCGGCCGCAGCACGGCCTGA
- a CDS encoding branched-chain amino acid ABC transporter permease, with protein sequence MSAALPTSHAPARRGSRAAIGWCAAALVFALLPLVLGESYVFLTVDFFIMSLFAMSYNLLLGQGGMLSFGHATYYGLGAYAVAILQNKYGVPPWLGLAAAPVVAALGAFAIGWLSVRVTGMYFAMLTLAFGQLVFTLVLGWYSFTGGDDGLPVALPDWMLSARNYYYFSLVVVALCIWLIHRITHSPFGIALGAIRDNRQRAAYIGLDVRRLELRVFVVAGAFAGIAGGLRAPLQQMAFPSLLGWSQSADPVLMALAGGIHNFVGPIVGAALFVFTNFAVTSRFEYPLLVFGTLVLLIVLFLPNGIVGSLARKRRAVTEHRP encoded by the coding sequence ATGAGCGCTGCCCTGCCCACTTCACACGCACCCGCGCGGCGCGGGTCGCGCGCCGCGATCGGCTGGTGCGCTGCCGCGCTCGTGTTCGCGCTGCTGCCGCTGGTGCTCGGCGAAAGCTATGTCTTCCTCACGGTCGACTTCTTCATCATGTCGCTGTTCGCGATGAGCTACAACCTGCTGCTCGGCCAGGGCGGCATGCTGTCCTTCGGGCACGCGACCTACTATGGGCTGGGCGCCTACGCGGTCGCGATCCTGCAGAACAAGTACGGCGTGCCGCCGTGGCTCGGCCTCGCGGCGGCGCCGGTCGTGGCCGCGCTCGGCGCTTTCGCGATCGGCTGGCTCTCGGTGCGCGTCACCGGGATGTACTTCGCGATGCTCACGCTGGCCTTCGGGCAGCTGGTGTTCACGCTGGTGCTCGGCTGGTACAGCTTCACCGGCGGCGACGACGGGCTGCCGGTGGCGCTGCCGGACTGGATGCTGTCGGCGCGCAACTACTACTACTTCAGCCTCGTCGTGGTGGCGCTGTGCATCTGGCTGATCCACCGCATCACGCATTCGCCCTTCGGCATCGCGCTCGGCGCGATCCGCGACAACCGGCAGCGTGCGGCCTACATCGGACTCGACGTGCGGCGGCTGGAACTGCGCGTGTTCGTGGTGGCCGGCGCCTTTGCCGGCATCGCGGGCGGCCTGCGCGCGCCGCTGCAGCAGATGGCCTTTCCGTCGCTGCTCGGCTGGAGCCAGTCGGCCGACCCGGTGCTGATGGCGCTGGCCGGCGGCATCCACAACTTCGTCGGCCCGATCGTCGGCGCGGCGCTTTTCGTGTTCACCAATTTCGCCGTCACCAGCCGCTTCGAATACCCGCTCCTGGTGTTCGGCACGCTGGTGCTCTTGATCGTGCTGTTCCTGCCGAACGGCATCGTCGGCAGCCTCGCGCGCAAGCGCCGGGCCGTGACGGAACATCGCCCATGA
- a CDS encoding ABC transporter ATP-binding protein, translating into MSRSTILSIEDIGKNFAGFHALSGVNLQVGENSVHALIGPNGAGKSTLLNVVSGHLAPSAGRVMFQGRSICGRPPHETARRGVARSFQITSIFAGFSVFENVQMALLAQHGLCTRMFRPAAPMLRDEALALLQLVRLDGQAERIAGELAAGDRKRLEFAIAMAGRPKVMLLDEPTAGMSPDERAIVIHLIRSINRERGVAVLFTEHDIEMVFAIADRITVLHQGSCIADGVPAAVRADRRVQEVYLGEDDEDDAALH; encoded by the coding sequence ATGAGCCGCAGCACGATCCTGTCCATCGAGGACATCGGCAAGAACTTCGCCGGCTTCCATGCGCTCAGCGGCGTCAACCTGCAGGTCGGCGAGAACAGCGTGCACGCGCTGATCGGGCCCAACGGCGCCGGCAAGAGCACGCTGCTCAACGTGGTGTCGGGCCATCTCGCGCCGAGCGCGGGCCGCGTGATGTTCCAGGGCCGCTCGATCTGCGGACGTCCGCCGCACGAGACCGCGCGCCGCGGCGTGGCGCGCTCGTTCCAGATCACCAGCATCTTCGCCGGCTTCAGCGTGTTCGAGAACGTGCAGATGGCGCTGCTGGCGCAGCACGGCCTGTGCACGCGCATGTTCCGCCCTGCCGCACCGATGCTGCGCGACGAGGCCCTGGCACTGCTGCAGCTGGTGCGGCTCGACGGCCAGGCCGAGCGCATCGCGGGCGAGCTGGCCGCGGGCGACCGCAAGCGGCTCGAGTTCGCGATCGCGATGGCCGGCCGGCCGAAGGTGATGCTGCTCGACGAGCCCACCGCCGGCATGAGCCCGGACGAGCGCGCGATCGTGATCCATCTGATCCGCTCGATCAACCGCGAGCGCGGCGTGGCGGTGCTGTTCACCGAGCACGACATCGAGATGGTGTTCGCGATCGCCGACCGCATCACCGTGCTGCACCAGGGCAGCTGCATCGCCGACGGCGTGCCCGCCGCGGTGCGCGCCGACCGGCGCGTGCAGGAGGTCTACCTGGGCGAGGACGACGAAGACGATGCTGCGCTGCACTGA